The genomic window AGCTTTGACTATGCCGGATAAACGCGCCACCGCGGAGGGGAGTTCCATCCCGCCGCCGATGATTGACAAGCCTCCGAAAAACAGGAATGTACGATCACAGGCACCTGGTGCCGGTGCGCACAAGCAAAATGAACCAAATGCTTCATCGGTCACGCGCTTCTATCGGTACAATCTCGCGAATACCCGAAGTCGTTTCACTTTCTTGGCGCGAATGAGTGAAATTGGCCGGCTATAACCGGTCGACCGGCGAAAAAGACATGCTCAATTTGTTCGACAAGCCCGATAACGGCAATATTTCGACCATCAGCCGTGTGCTTCCCGCACTGGTCTTTCTGGTGGTCGCCATTATCGGCCTCGGCATGTCGTTTTCGATCTACCGGGCATCAGAGGTGGAGCGCCGCGCGAAATTCGAGAGCGTTGCGGGCGATGCCGCCGACAGGATCGTCAACCGTTTCTACCAGCACATGTCGCTGCTGGAAGCCACCAAGGCGTTCTTCGAGGCAACCGATGGAAACATCGATCGCCCCGCCTTCCGGACCTATGTCGGCGGTCTCGATACCGAAGACCGCTATGACGGCATTCAGGGCATCGGTTTTGCCCGCATGATCTATACCGGCAATGAAGGCAGCGCCGAAGACATGATCGGCCGCGCCAATGGCGAGCACCGCAGGATCTGGCCCGAGACCGACCAGGATTTCCGGGCCGCGATCGTGATGCTGGAGCCGGACAATGAGCGCAATCGCGCGGCGATCGGCTACGACATGTACTCCGATCCGGTGCGCCGCGACGCCATGGCCAAGGCATTCGCCACCGACACGCCGCGCGCCAGCGGGCCGGTGGAGCTGGTACAGGAAATCACCGAGAACAAGCAGCCCGGCTTTCTGCTCTACCTGCCCCTGAAAATGGATCGCGGAGAGAACGACGCGGAAGGCAACCTGCCGCTTTCCGGCTTCATATACGCCCCTTTTCGCGCCGGCGACCTCTACCGGGCGGTGATGAACACCTCCCCCGCGCTGCCGGTCGCCATCGAAGCCTATGACAAGGACGCGCCCGAAACCCTGCTGTTCAAGTCCGAGACCTATGATTCCGCACTGGCGCGAAGCGCGCTTTCGGTCCACGATGAGGTCGATATCGCGGGCAGGACATGGGTGCTGGAGATGACGCCCAGCGCGGCTTTCGAAAAGGCCGCCTTCGATATCACGCCGTTTATCGTCGGCTGTGTCGCGCTGCTTCTGGCGGTCGCTCTCGCGCTTGCCGCGCAGTGGCAGATCAAGGCGCTGGCCGCGGCCCGCGAGGTTCAGCGCGTGACGGAGAAGTCTTTGCAGGAACGCGAGTTGATGCTTCAGGAGATGAA from Martelella sp. NC20 includes these protein-coding regions:
- a CDS encoding CHASE domain-containing protein, which gives rise to MLNLFDKPDNGNISTISRVLPALVFLVVAIIGLGMSFSIYRASEVERRAKFESVAGDAADRIVNRFYQHMSLLEATKAFFEATDGNIDRPAFRTYVGGLDTEDRYDGIQGIGFARMIYTGNEGSAEDMIGRANGEHRRIWPETDQDFRAAIVMLEPDNERNRAAIGYDMYSDPVRRDAMAKAFATDTPRASGPVELVQEITENKQPGFLLYLPLKMDRGENDAEGNLPLSGFIYAPFRAGDLYRAVMNTSPALPVAIEAYDKDAPETLLFKSETYDSALARSALSVHDEVDIAGRTWVLEMTPSAAFEKAAFDITPFIVGCVALLLAVALALAAQWQIKALAAAREVQRVTEKSLQERELMLQEMKHRIKNSIARMLAIARQTAHHSESLEQFVESYSARLQAMSTAQDVLTRSRWQRADLKELLNKELEQVFGDGESHYEVYGPTAEIDEKATQAFSLTFHELATNALKYGGMSGDGAGLKVSWSFQGTGAQRKLKLIWEETGAGPVAPPERKGFGTRLIDANIIGELQGTIDRQYGEDGLKIEITFPHPAQRIAPRRSRWHRGRHARSAEKNGE